One stretch of Streptomyces sp. MMBL 11-1 DNA includes these proteins:
- a CDS encoding serine/threonine-protein kinase: MSEAEQAREPQRDKNGRLLAGRYRLGEVLGRGGMGTVWRAEDETLGRTVAVKELRFPSAIDEDEKRRLITRTLREAKAIARIRNNSAVTVYDVVDEDDRPWIVMELIEGKSLAEAIREDGTLTPKRAAEVGLAILDVLRSAHREGILHRDVKPSNVLIAEDGRVVLTDFGIAQVEGDPSVTSTGMLVGAPSYISPERARGHKPGPPADLWSLGGLLYASVEGSPPYDKGSAIATLTAVMTEPLDPPKNAGPLTEVIYGLLARDPDQRLDDAGARALLNDVINAPDVPAPAPADSTQLMALPPAPAVDPLVKRAPKQPKAPKQPTGSGEPVEGARDRLRGALRSVRNAKTPAVAAGAAAGAAAASASSPAAAAGGSPAAPPKPPSPPGTSVPGAKPAAAGASGPTTAKGAVAAPAGTPKSAATSASVPGQRPPSSAASTRASITDVVPRRTLAIIAAVVALAILGTVLALTLGGDDADKGGGKDGSAASAGSSAGGADDKGDDTGGGSAGEKGGGHKEGQGSDHGRASEDPSGDDADDSGADDSGTDDSQDDGADPGDALPAGYEKVSDSRFRFTMAMPKGFKRTAIAGSNSGGIYNDEKGAFPRVQVDFNSSPKDDAVAAWRGAVGSAKVLSDGYKHGGIKKVEYNGYPTVADWTFERNHSGVRVKVLNRGFKVDAKRGYSIMISCKVDEWEGDACRTLRETAFATFTPTG; encoded by the coding sequence ATGTCGGAGGCGGAGCAGGCACGGGAGCCCCAACGGGACAAGAACGGTCGTCTCCTCGCGGGGCGCTACCGGCTCGGTGAGGTGCTCGGCCGGGGCGGCATGGGTACGGTCTGGCGCGCCGAGGACGAGACCCTCGGCCGCACGGTCGCGGTCAAGGAACTGCGGTTCCCCTCGGCGATCGACGAGGACGAGAAGCGCCGACTGATCACGCGCACCCTGCGTGAGGCCAAGGCGATCGCACGGATCCGCAACAACAGCGCGGTGACCGTCTACGACGTGGTCGACGAGGACGACCGTCCGTGGATCGTCATGGAGCTGATCGAGGGCAAGTCGCTCGCCGAGGCGATCCGCGAGGACGGCACGCTGACGCCGAAACGGGCCGCCGAGGTCGGGCTCGCCATCCTCGACGTGCTGCGCTCGGCGCACCGCGAGGGCATCCTGCACCGCGACGTGAAGCCGTCCAACGTGCTGATCGCCGAGGACGGGCGCGTCGTGCTCACCGACTTCGGCATCGCCCAGGTCGAGGGCGACCCGTCGGTCACCTCCACCGGCATGCTCGTCGGCGCCCCCTCGTACATCTCGCCGGAGCGGGCCCGCGGTCACAAGCCGGGCCCGCCCGCGGACCTGTGGTCGCTCGGCGGACTGCTGTACGCGAGCGTCGAGGGCAGCCCGCCGTACGACAAGGGCTCGGCCATCGCCACCCTGACGGCCGTGATGACCGAACCGCTCGACCCGCCGAAGAACGCCGGCCCGCTCACCGAGGTCATCTACGGGCTGCTCGCCCGGGACCCCGACCAGCGCCTCGACGACGCCGGGGCGCGGGCGTTGCTCAACGACGTCATCAACGCCCCCGACGTACCCGCGCCGGCCCCCGCGGACTCCACCCAGCTCATGGCGCTCCCGCCGGCGCCGGCCGTCGACCCCCTCGTCAAGAGGGCGCCGAAGCAGCCCAAGGCCCCGAAGCAGCCCACCGGATCGGGTGAGCCCGTCGAGGGCGCCCGCGACCGGCTGCGCGGAGCGCTGCGCTCCGTGCGCAACGCCAAGACCCCGGCGGTGGCCGCGGGCGCGGCGGCGGGCGCGGCCGCGGCGTCGGCGAGCTCCCCGGCCGCCGCGGCCGGCGGTTCACCCGCGGCACCGCCCAAGCCTCCGTCACCGCCCGGGACTTCCGTCCCGGGTGCGAAGCCCGCAGCGGCCGGCGCGTCCGGCCCGACGACCGCCAAGGGGGCCGTCGCGGCGCCCGCCGGGACGCCGAAGTCCGCGGCGACGAGTGCGTCCGTACCCGGGCAGCGCCCGCCGTCCTCGGCCGCGTCCACGCGTGCCTCGATCACCGACGTGGTGCCCCGCCGCACCCTCGCGATCATCGCGGCCGTCGTCGCGCTGGCCATTCTCGGCACGGTCCTCGCGCTCACTCTCGGCGGTGACGACGCGGACAAGGGCGGCGGCAAGGACGGCAGCGCCGCGTCGGCCGGATCCTCGGCGGGCGGCGCCGACGACAAGGGCGACGACACCGGCGGCGGTTCGGCCGGTGAGAAGGGCGGCGGTCACAAGGAGGGCCAGGGCTCGGACCACGGCCGGGCCTCCGAGGACCCGTCCGGCGACGACGCCGACGACTCCGGGGCCGACGACTCCGGGACCGACGACTCCCAGGACGACGGGGCGGACCCGGGCGACGCCCTGCCCGCCGGGTACGAGAAGGTCTCCGACAGCCGCTTCCGCTTCACCATGGCGATGCCCAAGGGCTTCAAGCGCACCGCCATCGCGGGCAGCAACTCCGGCGGCATCTACAACGACGAGAAGGGCGCCTTCCCCCGCGTCCAGGTCGATTTCAACAGCTCGCCCAAGGACGACGCGGTGGCCGCCTGGCGCGGGGCCGTCGGAAGCGCCAAGGTCCTGAGCGACGGCTACAAGCACGGGGGCATCAAGAAGGTCGAGTACAACGGCTACCCGACCGTCGCGGACTGGACGTTCGAGCGCAACCACAGTGGCGTCCGGGTCAAGGTGCTCAACCGGGGCTTCAAGGTGGATGCCAAGCGCGGCTACTCGATCATGATCAGCTGCAAGGTGGACGAGTGGGAGGGCGACGCGTGCCGGACGCTGCGCGAAACGGCGTTCGCCACGTTCACGCCCACGGGCTGA